In one Geoglobus acetivorans genomic region, the following are encoded:
- a CDS encoding SDH family Clp fold serine proteinase: MYDPLSIIWFLLFFYLLFAPQMRQQMLFNTRRKVLQKLAEKRGSNVITLIHRQESVGFLGIPIYRYIDIDDSEKVLRAIRSTPKDKPIDLIIHTPGGLVLAATQIARAIHEHPAKTTVIVPHYAMSGGTLIALAADEIIMDPHAVLGPVDPQLMNYPAPSILKVLEKKDVKDIDDQTVIMADIAEKAINQVRDLVFSLLKDKVGDKKAEEIARILTEGKWTHDYPLTYRVVEEFGLNVSTDVPEEVYELMDLYSQPIMQRHPGVEFVPSHGDRGKAGR; the protein is encoded by the coding sequence ATGTACGATCCCCTGTCCATAATCTGGTTTCTGCTCTTTTTCTATCTGCTATTTGCCCCCCAGATGAGGCAGCAAATGCTTTTCAATACGAGAAGAAAGGTTCTGCAAAAACTGGCTGAAAAAAGGGGGAGCAACGTTATAACCCTGATCCACAGGCAGGAGAGCGTCGGTTTCCTTGGGATTCCAATTTACAGATACATTGATATTGATGATTCCGAGAAGGTTCTCCGGGCAATAAGAAGTACGCCAAAGGACAAACCCATAGATCTCATAATCCACACTCCTGGTGGGCTTGTTCTCGCTGCAACCCAGATAGCCAGAGCAATTCACGAGCACCCGGCAAAGACCACTGTTATAGTTCCGCACTATGCGATGAGCGGCGGTACGCTGATTGCTCTTGCTGCTGATGAGATTATCATGGACCCCCATGCGGTTCTTGGTCCCGTGGATCCGCAGTTGATGAACTACCCTGCCCCATCCATCCTGAAAGTTCTGGAAAAGAAGGACGTAAAGGACATCGATGATCAGACAGTAATAATGGCAGATATAGCCGAAAAAGCAATCAATCAGGTGAGAGATCTTGTTTTTTCACTGCTTAAAGATAAGGTGGGGGATAAAAAGGCTGAAGAGATAGCCAGAATCCTGACTGAGGGAAAGTGGACCCATGATTATCCGCTCACGTACCGTGTCGTTGAGGAATTTGGGCTGAACGTTTCAACTGATGTGCCGGAGGAGGTGTATGAGCTTATGGACCTCTACTCTCAGCCAATAATGCAGAGGCACCCGGGCGTTGAATTCGTTCCCAGCCATGGAGACAGGGGAAAGGCGGGAAGGTGA
- a CDS encoding ATP synthase subunit B gives MKEYKTITQVSGPLVFVEKTEPVGYGELVTITLPDGSTRRGQVLDTSKDVVVVQVFEGTRGIDTSSTVRFTGDIIRLNVSYDMLGRILSGSGDPIDGGPKIVPEERREIIGAAINPYAREYPREFIQTGISAIDGMNTLVRGQKLPIFSGSGLPHNDIALQVARQAKVRGEGEEFAVVFAAMGITYEEAHQFMKDFERTGALERAVVFLNLANDPAIERLLTPRMALTAAEFLAYEYDLHVLVILTDMTNYCEALREISAAREEVPGRRGYPGYMYTDLATIYERAGRIRGRKGTITQMPILTMPGDDITHPIPDLTGYITEGQIVLSRELHAKGIYPPINVLPSLSRLMKEGIGEGKTRDDHVQWNDQMYAAYAEGVDLRGLVAIVGEEALSERDRRYLRFADEFERRFVQQGRYEDRDIETTLDIGWDLLSMLPESELTKIERKYIVKYHPAYKKKEKTAE, from the coding sequence ATGAAAGAATACAAAACAATCACTCAGGTTTCCGGACCTCTTGTCTTTGTTGAGAAGACAGAGCCGGTTGGTTACGGTGAGCTGGTTACGATAACACTGCCCGACGGGTCAACGAGGAGAGGACAGGTTCTTGACACCTCAAAGGATGTCGTTGTCGTTCAGGTTTTCGAGGGTACGAGAGGTATCGACACCTCATCAACTGTGAGGTTTACCGGAGACATCATCAGGCTTAACGTCAGTTACGACATGCTCGGGAGAATTCTGAGTGGTTCAGGAGATCCAATCGATGGTGGGCCCAAGATCGTTCCGGAGGAGAGAAGGGAGATTATTGGTGCGGCTATTAATCCGTACGCAAGAGAGTATCCAAGAGAATTCATACAGACCGGTATATCGGCCATAGACGGAATGAACACCCTTGTCAGAGGACAGAAGCTGCCCATTTTCTCCGGTTCAGGTCTTCCCCATAACGATATAGCCCTGCAGGTGGCAAGGCAGGCAAAGGTTAGAGGGGAAGGAGAAGAGTTCGCTGTCGTCTTTGCGGCCATGGGTATCACTTACGAAGAGGCTCACCAGTTCATGAAGGATTTTGAGAGGACCGGAGCACTCGAAAGAGCAGTGGTCTTCCTGAACCTGGCAAACGATCCTGCCATTGAGAGACTGCTTACACCGAGAATGGCTCTCACCGCTGCTGAATTCCTCGCCTACGAGTATGACTTGCATGTCCTCGTCATCCTCACTGACATGACCAACTACTGTGAGGCTCTGAGAGAGATCTCCGCTGCGAGAGAAGAAGTGCCTGGAAGAAGAGGCTATCCGGGTTACATGTACACCGACCTTGCTACGATTTACGAGAGGGCAGGAAGAATCAGGGGAAGGAAGGGTACGATCACCCAGATGCCCATCCTTACGATGCCGGGAGACGACATCACTCACCCGATTCCGGACCTCACCGGCTACATCACAGAGGGACAGATCGTGCTCAGCAGAGAGCTGCACGCCAAGGGTATCTACCCGCCCATCAACGTTCTGCCATCACTCAGCAGGCTGATGAAAGAAGGTATTGGCGAGGGTAAGACGAGAGATGATCATGTGCAGTGGAACGACCAGATGTATGCAGCCTATGCTGAGGGTGTCGATCTCAGAGGTCTCGTTGCAATTGTTGGTGAGGAGGCGCTTTCGGAGAGAGATAGAAGATACCTCAGATTTGCGGATGAGTTTGAAAGGAGATTCGTACAGCAGGGAAGATACGAGGACAGAGACATCGAGACGACCCTTGATATTGGCTGGGACCTCCTCTCGATGCTTCCAGAAAGCGAGCTGACAAAGATCGAGAGGAAGTACATAGTGAAGTATCACCCTGCATACAAGAAGAAGGAAAAAACGGCTGAATAA
- a CDS encoding ATP synthase subunit A: protein MEVKELIGKVYRVSGPLVVAEGLKARMYDVCRVGEEGLMGEVVGLVGEKALIQVYEDTSGIKPGDKIENTGMPLSVELGPGLLKSIYDGVQRPLPALKDASGDFIGRGIDAPALDKSKKWEFKPVVKKGDKVSGGDILGTVQETEMFEHKVLVPPNVSGTISEIYEGSFTVDDTVAVLDDGTELKMAHKWPVRVPRPYKEKLPPEIPLITGQRILDTMFPVAKGGTAAIPGPFGSGKTVTQHQLAKWSDTHIVVYIGCGERGNEMTEVLEEFPELEDPRTGKPLMERTVLIANTSNMPVAAREASVYTGITIAEYFRDMGYDVSIMADSTSRWAEAMREISGRLEEMPGEEGYPAYLASRLAEFYERAGRVRTLNGNIGSVTVVGAVSPPGGDFSEPVTQNTLRIVKVFWALDAKLAARRHFPAINWLQSYSLYADILADWFNQNIASDWSELRKWAMTVLQEEANLQEIVQLVGSDALPESQRLLLEVARLIREVYLQQYAYHPVDTYCDLKKQYDLLKAIKDVNDLFYKALESGKLVDEIIGVEGIDELARAKFEEDYQGALDNALKKIKANLGVE, encoded by the coding sequence ATGGAAGTGAAGGAATTAATTGGAAAGGTTTATCGTGTATCAGGGCCCTTAGTGGTTGCGGAAGGGCTGAAGGCAAGAATGTATGACGTTTGCAGGGTCGGAGAAGAGGGACTGATGGGAGAGGTTGTAGGTCTCGTAGGAGAGAAGGCACTGATTCAGGTTTACGAGGACACGTCCGGAATAAAGCCGGGGGACAAAATTGAGAACACGGGAATGCCACTTAGCGTTGAGCTCGGTCCAGGGCTGCTGAAGTCAATCTACGATGGTGTTCAGAGACCTCTGCCAGCACTGAAAGATGCAAGTGGTGACTTCATTGGAAGGGGTATCGATGCTCCGGCACTTGACAAATCAAAGAAATGGGAGTTCAAACCGGTCGTCAAGAAGGGTGATAAGGTTAGTGGAGGAGACATTCTTGGAACAGTGCAGGAAACAGAGATGTTTGAGCATAAGGTGCTTGTGCCACCAAACGTTTCGGGAACGATATCTGAGATATATGAAGGCAGCTTTACGGTTGATGATACTGTTGCCGTTCTCGATGACGGGACTGAGCTTAAAATGGCTCACAAGTGGCCCGTTAGAGTTCCAAGGCCTTACAAGGAAAAGCTTCCACCTGAGATCCCTCTGATAACCGGTCAGAGGATTCTTGACACCATGTTCCCTGTGGCCAAGGGTGGTACGGCGGCAATTCCGGGACCCTTCGGAAGTGGTAAGACAGTCACACAGCACCAGCTTGCCAAGTGGAGTGACACGCACATCGTCGTTTACATTGGTTGCGGTGAGAGGGGCAACGAGATGACCGAGGTTCTGGAGGAGTTCCCGGAGCTCGAGGATCCGAGGACAGGTAAACCACTCATGGAGAGAACGGTGCTTATCGCAAACACATCAAACATGCCTGTTGCCGCAAGAGAAGCAAGTGTTTATACCGGAATCACGATTGCCGAGTACTTCAGAGATATGGGATATGATGTCAGTATCATGGCAGATTCAACGAGCAGATGGGCGGAAGCAATGAGAGAAATCTCTGGAAGACTTGAGGAAATGCCCGGTGAGGAAGGATATCCTGCCTATCTCGCTTCAAGACTTGCAGAGTTCTACGAGAGGGCTGGAAGAGTCAGGACGCTGAACGGTAACATTGGAAGTGTCACGGTTGTTGGTGCGGTCTCACCACCCGGTGGTGACTTCTCAGAGCCTGTGACTCAGAACACTCTGAGAATTGTTAAGGTTTTCTGGGCTCTTGATGCGAAGCTTGCAGCAAGAAGACACTTCCCGGCTATAAACTGGCTCCAGAGCTACAGCCTTTATGCCGACATCCTTGCTGACTGGTTCAATCAGAATATTGCCTCAGACTGGAGCGAGCTGAGAAAGTGGGCAATGACTGTGCTGCAGGAGGAGGCAAACCTTCAGGAGATTGTGCAGCTTGTCGGTAGCGATGCTCTGCCGGAATCCCAGAGACTTCTGCTTGAGGTTGCGAGGCTGATAAGAGAAGTGTATCTCCAGCAGTATGCCTATCATCCGGTTGATACATACTGTGACCTCAAGAAACAGTATGACCTGCTCAAAGCGATAAAGGACGTCAATGACCTGTTCTACAAGGCACTTGAATCCGGAAAGCTCGTTGATGAAATAATTGGCGTCGAGGGTATTGACGAGCTTGCGAGAGCCAAGTTTGAGGAAGATTACCAGGGGGCACTTGATAACGCACTGAAGAAGATTAAGGCAAATCTGGGGGTGGAATAA
- a CDS encoding MoaD/ThiS family protein yields the protein MVRVKFFANFREVAGTNDLEIEAKTLEELLENLKLRYPGMEKLYSYAIIMVNGRQAKDTNLRLESEDVVALLPPVSGG from the coding sequence GTGGTCAGGGTAAAGTTTTTTGCAAATTTCAGGGAGGTTGCTGGCACGAACGATCTGGAGATTGAGGCTAAAACGCTTGAGGAGCTTTTGGAAAATCTCAAACTCAGGTATCCGGGAATGGAAAAGCTCTACAGTTATGCTATAATCATGGTCAACGGAAGGCAGGCGAAAGATACAAATCTGAGGTTGGAGAGCGAAGACGTCGTTGCCCTTTTACCTCCGGTGAGCGGTGGTTGA
- a CDS encoding V-type ATP synthase subunit I has protein sequence MLEPVRMVKVSVVGPKEYLEVTSNALYRLSSLHIEDYSEEDEYFRIGEPLEKASRLSKFLVTVRSLLSHAGIKDGYEPERTFSVSELDRELDKKVGELEELITSRINRIRAIEEGLRRIADERRVIYPLKALGVPSELLTGYRNLSVFVGFVKANPFEKLIGVTKELEVFTAEYDGETVVAVFVRNDHADDVLKVLQEFAFREIQVPEISVSYDERLKQLEEEERSLRNELEKLNDELKRYEGENLDLLLALEEYLSIELEKSELPLKAATSKYAFVLVGYVPEERFDEFEKHLKEVSAGKVVALKISDSRWDPPTAMKNPGFAKPFELLTTSYAVPKYGEVDPTLIMAVLFPIFFGFMLGDIGYGLVILGLGLWLSTKFKTEGWQALLKVLNYSAISTIVFGFVYGEFFGFELFGEESLFAKLLGHESEIARYFAEMHPVANRLHDAPKLLVLTIAIGVLHMALAYVIGIRNVAKEHGWKHAVEEKFNWLMALISIALIITGFIVNNIAGVPVFQMNAAYLLAMPFIAGWAILTIIGEGPMFLIEYLTLLSNTISYARLLAVGLASVGFAIAFNYMAFEMLWPSGPVGIVVAIVVFLIGHVINILLGILDPGLQSLRLHYVEFFVKFFEGGGKLYSPFGRRRKYTKED, from the coding sequence ATGCTTGAGCCTGTGAGGATGGTTAAAGTTTCGGTAGTGGGACCGAAGGAATATCTTGAGGTAACCTCAAATGCTCTTTACAGGCTCAGCAGTCTGCATATCGAGGATTACAGTGAAGAGGACGAGTACTTCAGGATTGGTGAGCCACTTGAAAAAGCCTCCCGGCTTTCAAAGTTCCTTGTGACTGTGAGGTCCCTCCTGTCTCATGCCGGAATTAAGGATGGTTACGAGCCGGAAAGGACCTTCAGTGTAAGCGAACTGGATAGAGAACTCGACAAAAAAGTTGGCGAGCTTGAGGAACTGATAACTTCGAGGATTAACAGGATAAGGGCGATAGAGGAGGGACTAAGGAGGATTGCCGACGAGAGAAGAGTTATTTATCCTTTGAAGGCTCTTGGAGTCCCATCTGAGTTGCTGACCGGATACAGAAACCTTTCTGTCTTTGTGGGTTTCGTAAAAGCAAACCCATTTGAAAAGCTGATTGGGGTAACAAAAGAGCTGGAGGTTTTCACGGCAGAGTACGATGGTGAGACGGTTGTTGCCGTCTTCGTCAGAAATGACCATGCTGATGACGTTCTCAAAGTACTTCAGGAATTCGCCTTTAGAGAAATTCAGGTTCCCGAGATCTCTGTGAGTTATGATGAACGGCTGAAACAGCTTGAGGAGGAAGAGAGGTCTCTGAGAAACGAGCTTGAGAAGCTGAATGATGAGCTTAAGAGGTATGAGGGGGAGAATCTTGATCTGCTCCTTGCTCTTGAGGAGTATCTGAGCATAGAGCTTGAGAAGAGTGAACTTCCGCTGAAGGCCGCAACATCCAAGTATGCTTTTGTACTGGTAGGTTATGTGCCTGAGGAGAGGTTTGACGAATTTGAGAAGCATCTTAAGGAGGTAAGCGCTGGCAAAGTGGTTGCCCTTAAGATAAGTGATTCAAGGTGGGACCCACCAACAGCAATGAAAAATCCGGGATTTGCGAAGCCCTTTGAACTTCTCACGACCTCGTATGCTGTTCCAAAATATGGTGAAGTTGATCCAACACTGATAATGGCAGTGCTGTTCCCGATATTCTTTGGCTTTATGCTCGGAGATATCGGTTACGGTCTCGTCATTCTGGGGCTTGGTCTCTGGCTTTCAACGAAGTTCAAAACAGAGGGCTGGCAGGCATTGCTCAAGGTTCTCAACTATTCTGCAATCTCCACGATTGTGTTCGGGTTTGTATACGGCGAATTCTTTGGATTTGAGCTGTTCGGAGAGGAATCGCTTTTCGCCAAGCTCCTGGGCCATGAAAGTGAAATTGCACGCTATTTTGCAGAGATGCATCCAGTTGCAAACAGACTTCATGATGCGCCAAAGCTGCTGGTCCTCACCATAGCAATAGGTGTTCTTCACATGGCTCTGGCGTACGTGATTGGTATCAGAAATGTTGCTAAGGAACACGGATGGAAGCATGCAGTTGAAGAGAAGTTCAACTGGTTGATGGCTCTGATCAGCATAGCTCTGATTATCACGGGTTTCATAGTCAATAATATCGCTGGAGTACCTGTGTTCCAGATGAACGCAGCATATCTGCTTGCAATGCCATTCATTGCAGGCTGGGCGATTCTCACGATCATTGGCGAGGGTCCGATGTTTCTGATCGAGTATCTCACGCTTCTCAGCAACACAATCAGCTACGCTCGATTGCTGGCTGTTGGTCTTGCCAGTGTTGGCTTTGCAATAGCGTTCAACTACATGGCTTTTGAAATGCTCTGGCCTTCGGGGCCCGTAGGAATTGTTGTGGCAATCGTTGTGTTCCTTATAGGGCATGTCATAAACATTCTCCTCGGTATCCTCGATCCGGGGTTGCAGAGCCTTCGATTGCACTATGTAGAGTTTTTTGTTAAGTTCTTTGAAGGTGGGGGCAAACTTTACAGCCCCTTTGGTAGGAGGAGAAAATATACAAAAGAGGATTAA
- the ahaH gene encoding ATP synthase archaeal subunit H has translation MEKTEILKKIKETEQKIEEEIRQAEEERKKKILSAKDEARKIIEDANKEAAKIKADVIEKARAEIEAEKEKIREKRMAEINEIVKRGESRVDDVVNFLYDEFKRMIQNA, from the coding sequence ATGGAAAAAACAGAGATCCTTAAAAAAATAAAAGAGACCGAGCAGAAAATTGAAGAAGAGATCAGGCAGGCCGAAGAGGAAAGGAAGAAGAAAATTCTTTCTGCTAAGGATGAAGCGAGGAAGATTATCGAGGATGCTAATAAGGAGGCGGCAAAGATAAAGGCGGATGTCATCGAGAAAGCGAGAGCAGAGATAGAGGCGGAAAAGGAGAAAATCAGGGAAAAGAGAATGGCAGAGATAAATGAAATCGTGAAGAGGGGTGAATCGCGGGTTGATGATGTTGTTAACTTCCTCTATGATGAATTCAAGAGGATGATCCAAAATGCTTGA
- a CDS encoding DUF61 family protein, with the protein MMEIGERTLFKLVETINRHLPEKRKSLKALLEMDSPEIRGRDGIDYYIEREELEFIACYVDEFEQDRFMIPIILEMASIGGEYVIYVRDRRHAEFIEKAFGFDRYVDNIMMLYSYEMQRIRKKLKTTSQVMFRP; encoded by the coding sequence ATGATGGAGATTGGTGAAAGAACACTTTTCAAGCTGGTTGAGACAATAAACCGACACCTGCCTGAAAAAAGAAAGAGTCTGAAAGCACTGCTTGAAATGGATAGTCCCGAAATCCGGGGCAGGGATGGAATAGATTACTACATAGAACGGGAGGAGCTGGAGTTTATAGCCTGTTACGTGGATGAATTCGAGCAGGACAGATTTATGATCCCGATAATCCTCGAAATGGCAAGCATCGGGGGAGAGTATGTAATATATGTCCGGGACAGGAGGCATGCCGAGTTTATTGAGAAGGCGTTTGGATTTGACAGGTATGTTGACAACATCATGATGCTCTATTCGTACGAGATGCAAAGAATCAGGAAAAAGCTGAAAACCACGTCTCAGGTAATGTTCAGGCCGTAA
- a CDS encoding ATPase, translated as MAVEGMVAVGAGLAVGLAGIGAGLGEQGIGAAAVGAMAEDPGFFGRGLLMTVIPETIVIFGLVVAFLLMFM; from the coding sequence ATGGCGGTTGAAGGTATGGTGGCTGTTGGAGCTGGTCTGGCTGTTGGTCTGGCTGGAATTGGTGCTGGTCTTGGTGAGCAGGGAATTGGTGCTGCTGCTGTAGGTGCAATGGCCGAAGATCCTGGGTTCTTCGGTAGAGGTCTGCTGATGACCGTTATCCCAGAAACAATTGTCATCTTCGGCCTTGTCGTTGCGTTCCTGCTGATGTTCATGTAA
- a CDS encoding molybdopterin molybdotransferase MoeA has product MLFGSLTSVEEAKRRLLERIEPFGSEDVETLPIEDAHMRILAGDVMSGIDIPHYNRAAMDGFAVRHAEVKQAGRMNPVLLEKGRNAVWVHTGDPLPEGFDAVVRVEDTEEIEGFVAVYKAVRKHENVGLRGEDVRKGDVIAEKGTLLRAHSIALLRSAGVESVEVFRRPRVLVVPTGDELLKPGERLVEGKVYESNGIMIAAYLREWGADAEVTDIVRDEVSQLGRIFENAGDYDLVVTTGGTSVGKRDLVYSVLDTLGDVVFRGVALRPGKPTLFAMVDDTPVLALPGFPAACVASAYLFLKPAIQKMLGFSEDMSFFARVSDNIYSKAGFTSFVRLRVDFGRMVAQPISSYGSGILSSITKANCYTIIDENTEVVERGESVRVFPL; this is encoded by the coding sequence ATGCTGTTTGGGAGCCTTACGAGTGTTGAGGAGGCAAAACGCAGGCTTCTTGAAAGAATAGAACCTTTTGGCAGTGAGGACGTTGAAACTCTTCCTATTGAAGATGCACACATGCGAATTCTTGCCGGAGATGTTATGTCCGGGATAGACATACCCCATTACAACAGGGCAGCAATGGATGGCTTTGCTGTCCGACACGCAGAGGTCAAACAGGCTGGAAGAATGAATCCTGTTTTGCTCGAAAAGGGCAGGAATGCTGTGTGGGTGCACACAGGCGACCCCCTCCCAGAGGGTTTTGATGCTGTTGTCAGGGTTGAAGACACTGAGGAAATCGAAGGCTTTGTTGCGGTTTACAAAGCTGTGAGAAAACATGAAAACGTCGGGCTGAGAGGAGAAGATGTCAGGAAAGGAGATGTAATTGCTGAAAAGGGAACACTGCTCAGGGCACACAGCATTGCCCTGCTCAGAAGTGCGGGCGTGGAGAGTGTTGAGGTCTTCAGAAGGCCGAGGGTTCTTGTCGTTCCCACCGGTGACGAGCTTCTGAAGCCAGGAGAGCGCCTGGTTGAGGGGAAGGTTTACGAGAGCAACGGAATAATGATTGCCGCATATCTGAGAGAATGGGGTGCTGATGCTGAAGTTACTGACATCGTGAGGGATGAGGTATCCCAGCTCGGGAGAATCTTTGAAAATGCCGGAGATTATGATCTGGTGGTTACAACGGGCGGCACGTCAGTGGGGAAAAGGGACCTTGTATACAGCGTCCTGGACACGCTTGGAGATGTTGTTTTCAGAGGTGTGGCTTTGAGGCCCGGGAAACCAACACTGTTTGCCATGGTGGATGACACACCTGTTCTTGCACTGCCCGGTTTTCCGGCGGCATGCGTTGCATCAGCTTACCTCTTTCTCAAACCGGCAATACAGAAAATGCTTGGATTTAGCGAAGATATGTCGTTTTTTGCCAGAGTTTCTGATAACATTTATTCAAAGGCAGGCTTTACGAGTTTCGTCCGGTTGAGAGTCGATTTCGGCAGAATGGTCGCTCAGCCTATATCATCTTACGGTTCTGGAATTCTGAGCAGCATTACAAAAGCGAATTGCTATACGATAATTGACGAAAACACCGAGGTGGTTGAGAGGGGTGAATCGGTCAGGGTTTTCCCTCTTTGA
- a CDS encoding V-type ATP synthase subunit C has protein sequence MISKIIRRTKISEWAYIVARVRVMKRKLIPEEEYPKLLNMDLNEIARYLEETEYKKEIDELAYRYSGVDLIDQALSLNLARTYRKLIRISKGLPRDLIVLYLRKMDYWNIKNVIRGKMFGFSDEEIEGTLIPAGEFDEEFFKSLIARESVEEIVEVFRGKPFYPILEKLLHGEKLSVVEDELDKFYYTSLARLSAESIDMKYFIDSIRMEIDITNVKTILRLKKEGATVEEIAGRIIPHGYQLSEDEARRLAAMDIDELVKSLEGYWFVDGVKEMIGTQPVSKIENMLTKNWAEKMLRKSHNYPLSILPVLAYMILKKVEVDNLRIIARGKESSMSVDEIKEQLVMV, from the coding sequence ATGATTTCAAAGATAATAAGGAGAACAAAGATTTCTGAGTGGGCATATATTGTTGCCAGAGTTCGAGTGATGAAAAGGAAGCTCATACCTGAGGAAGAATACCCGAAGCTTCTCAATATGGATCTCAACGAAATTGCGAGGTATCTCGAAGAGACTGAATACAAAAAGGAAATAGATGAGCTGGCATATCGCTATTCTGGCGTTGACCTTATTGACCAGGCTCTTTCCCTCAATCTTGCCAGAACTTACAGGAAGTTAATCAGGATCTCAAAGGGTCTGCCAAGGGACCTGATTGTCCTCTATCTCAGGAAAATGGACTACTGGAACATAAAGAACGTTATAAGGGGCAAGATGTTTGGTTTTTCTGACGAAGAAATTGAAGGGACACTTATACCAGCGGGAGAATTCGACGAAGAGTTCTTTAAGTCCCTCATTGCCAGAGAAAGCGTCGAGGAGATTGTGGAGGTGTTCAGGGGGAAGCCGTTCTACCCGATTCTCGAGAAGCTTCTGCACGGAGAGAAGCTGTCCGTTGTTGAGGATGAACTCGACAAGTTCTACTACACGTCTCTTGCAAGGCTCAGTGCAGAGAGCATAGATATGAAATATTTCATAGACTCCATAAGGATGGAGATCGATATCACCAACGTCAAGACGATTCTCCGGCTGAAAAAGGAAGGAGCAACTGTCGAAGAGATTGCAGGACGAATCATTCCCCATGGATATCAGCTATCCGAGGATGAGGCAAGAAGACTCGCGGCAATGGACATTGATGAGCTTGTTAAGTCTCTGGAGGGGTACTGGTTCGTTGATGGCGTGAAGGAGATGATCGGAACACAGCCGGTGTCCAAGATCGAAAACATGCTCACGAAAAACTGGGCTGAAAAGATGCTCAGAAAGTCCCATAACTATCCGCTGTCGATACTCCCCGTTCTTGCGTATATGATTCTCAAGAAGGTTGAAGTGGACAACCTCAGAATCATAGCGAGGGGCAAGGAGAGCAGTATGAGTGTGGATGAGATTAAGGAGCAGCTGGTGATGGTATGA
- a CDS encoding V-type ATP synthase subunit F: protein MKRLAVIGDPEFNLGFRLVGIRDIFDVRTDEELVETVEKVLGSEEIGVAVIKYDLLKKLPLALRRAVDESVEPTFVALGEEGGVEEIREKIRRAIGVDLWK, encoded by the coding sequence ATGAAGAGGCTGGCAGTTATTGGCGATCCGGAGTTCAACCTGGGATTCAGACTCGTAGGCATCAGGGATATTTTTGATGTTAGGACTGATGAGGAGCTTGTTGAAACTGTTGAAAAGGTACTCGGGAGCGAGGAAATTGGTGTTGCGGTCATAAAGTATGATCTCCTGAAAAAGCTCCCTCTCGCTCTGAGAAGGGCGGTCGATGAAAGTGTTGAGCCAACGTTTGTTGCCCTCGGCGAGGAGGGAGGAGTTGAGGAAATTAGAGAAAAGATAAGAAGGGCTATAGGTGTTGACTTATGGAAGTGA
- a CDS encoding V-type ATP synthase subunit E, producing the protein MPLEPIIEEIVRKGQQQIAEIKRSGEEEAEKIIQDAREEANEILKKAREEAEKEVERLRRQEISGINLEMKKEELARKREVVEKVYQTLVDRVRNLDDGDREALLKALLEKYGDGEYVVYSNERDEAIVKKLTNLEYAGNIECLGGVVLETKDGEYRINLTFDNLLQELYESKMKDIYEKLFG; encoded by the coding sequence ATGCCACTGGAACCAATAATTGAGGAGATAGTCAGGAAGGGGCAGCAGCAGATTGCGGAGATTAAGAGGTCTGGAGAAGAGGAAGCGGAGAAAATAATTCAGGATGCAAGAGAGGAGGCCAATGAAATTCTGAAGAAGGCGAGAGAAGAAGCAGAGAAGGAAGTTGAGAGGCTCAGGAGGCAGGAGATTTCAGGAATAAATCTCGAAATGAAGAAGGAAGAGCTTGCGAGGAAAAGAGAAGTGGTTGAGAAGGTTTATCAGACGCTCGTTGACAGGGTCAGGAACCTGGACGATGGTGACCGGGAAGCGCTGCTTAAGGCTCTGCTGGAGAAGTATGGCGATGGAGAGTATGTTGTTTATTCGAACGAGAGGGACGAAGCAATTGTAAAGAAACTCACGAATCTGGAATATGCGGGAAATATTGAGTGCCTTGGCGGAGTTGTGCTTGAAACGAAGGATGGTGAGTACAGAATAAATCTGACGTTTGATAACCTCCTTCAGGAGCTTTACGAGTCTAAGATGAAGGATATATACGAGAAGCTCTTCGGGTGA